CAGGCTGAGCAGGGCGGAGGCATAGACGTGCGGGTTGTAGCGGAACTGCAGGACGAAGTCGTCGCAGCTGTTCTCCCGCTCCGTCCGGATATGCCGTGCGATGAGCTGTGCAAAAGGATTAAAGAACAAGACGGTGTCCATCACCGTGAGAATCAGGTTGAGGAGGTAGTCGTTGCGTTTGATGTGGGCCAGCTCGTGCAAGAGGATCGCCTCCACCTGCTCGGGGCTGAGGTGGTTAAAACTGGCGATGGGCAGCAGGATCAGGGGCTTCAGGTAGCCGATGGTGGCCGGGATGTCGATTTTTTCGCTCAGCCAGACCCGGATGTCCCGGCGGATACCGATCCGGGCCGCCAGCTCCTGTACATAGACCCGCCATTCGACGTCGATCTTGGAAAGCCCCTCGGTCCGGACCGCCTGGACGTGGCGATAGGCCTTAAACACCCGCGCCAGCAGGAACGCAAGGACCAACAGGTAGGCCCCGGACAGGTAGGGCAGGTAGTGCTCGGACCAGGCCAGGGCTCGGTTGATCCAAAAGAGTGGGTCATGCGACTCGGGGGAGACCGAAAACGTCCTGGCGAACGTCGTCGGGGGCGCCATCTTCAGCTTCCAGTAGTGCTCCGCCAGGGAGCAAACGAACCATCCGAAACCCGCCATCTGGAGTACCGTGGCGGCGCCGGTCTTAACCGAAGACCGGATGTTCCGCCACACACCGAAACAAAGCTGGTAGATGGTCCAGAGAAGCGCCATCTGCCAAAGACTGCCGGCAATGGCCCATCCCAATGCCTGGAGGAAAGCAGACCCACTCAGGGAAGTCATGTTACTGATTTTTGAGGTTGTCCAATAAACGTTGGATCTCTTCCAGTTCGCCCGCGGACGTCTTGTGTTGCCCCAGGGCCTGCATCACCAGCTGGGCCGGGGAACCCTGGAAAAGCGTATCGACCATCCGGCTGACCAGTTGTTTCTGGGTCTTTTCCCGGCTGGCCAGGGGTTCGTAGACATGGGTCTTGCTGCTCTCGTCCCGTTTCACCAGCCCCTTGTCATACATGATCTGCATCAGTTTGAGCGTCGTGGTATACCCAACATCCTTTGTCTGGGCAAGGGTTTCATGCACCTCCCGCACGGTTGCCTTTTGTTTTTCCCACAATACCTGGAGAATCTCCAGTTCACTTTCGGTTGGCTTTAATTGTTTACCCATTTTACGATAATTTTCGTACTCAAATATACGAGTTGGTTCGTGGGATCAAAACCGTTTATCAAATTTGTGGAAAAATTAGGGAGCCTTCCGTGCGTTAAGGCGCCTTCCGCGCGGGCGCGCGGTGTCCCCCGCCCCCAAATCGCCGCCCCAAGATAACTTTAAAGATGCTCCGGTCGATACTGGGCGTCAACCCGAACCCGTACCCGGCATTAAATTCCCAGCGCGGATCGAAGTCTGCGTCCACGGCAATGAACAACTGGTGCTGCTGGACCGCCACCGGGTCAAACTTTTGAAAAGGCCCCACGGAGCCATAATATTCGATCCCCGGCGCCCAGACCTTCCCGATCTGGTAGCTGAACTTGAAATCCGGTGCAAAAATGGCCCCCCGCCCGGCGTCCGCGCCTTTAAAAGTATAGTCCACCACCGGGTTAAAGGCCAGGTAAACCGGGCCCAGTTGTTTGTCGACGATCGGCCGGATTTCCAGTGTCCAGGGATCCGGGTCATAACCGTCCTTGACAAACCCGGCCTCAAAGGAGATACTGACCCCCACCGGCCAGTTCCAGGAGGTGGGCGCCATAAACCGGGGCCGGATATGGCTGCCTACATAATTGCTCCGCCCCATATCCCCGATACAATTAAAGATGTAAAAACCCACCTCGAACCAGGGCGTAAACCCATGGGTGATCTCGATGGTCTCCCGGTCCATGTGATTCGTGGAGACAACCCCGTCCGCCGCCCCGTTCCCGATAAAACTATAGTTGCTGTGGAGCTCGACCATCGTGGTGTCCTTGCCCACGGTAGGCGACGCATAGACCTGGATCTCGTAATTGTCCTGGGCTTGTACAACGAAAAAGGCGAAAAGAAAGAGGGCGAGGAGGGTGGCGAACTTCATGAGATAAAAATAGAAGGCAAAACTGAGTATTTTTTGAGGAAAAAGGAGAAATGCCCAGCCTCATAAATTGATGAGCCGCCGGCCCTCAGTGCCGAAGCGCTAGGCGCCCAGGCGCGGGTCCCGCGCCGGCTCGTGCCGCAGTTGCGTGATCCCGGTGGCCGTTCGCTCCCGCCGCATCGCCTTCGTCGTCTTTGTCCTCCCGTCGGGGCTCCACCCCGGCGCCCCAAAGACAAACAGCCACGCCTGCCGCCAGGTACGCGCCCGCCCCAGGTCACGCGCCATGCGCACCCATTCGTGAAACGCCACCCTGACCGGGTTAAACGTATGGACGTTTTGGGTCAGCCCATAGGTGGGCCGCCGGACCTCCGCCTCGAAGGTCCCGAAAAGCCGGTCCCAGACGATCAGCGTCCCCGCGTGGTTCTTATCCAGGTAGTCGATGTCCGAACCGTGGTGGACCCGGTGGTGGGACGGCGTATTGAAAACGGCCTCGTACCACCGCGGCATCTTCCCGACCACCTCGGTATGGATCCAAAACTGGTACAAAAGGCTAAAGGATTGCATCGCCAGGATCATCCCAGGTTCAAAACCCACCAGGGGCATCCACGTCCAGAAAATAAAAGCCCCCGTGATGTCCCCCGTCCAGGTCTGCCGGAGGGCCGCCGCGAGGTTATACCGCTCCGAGGAATGATGGACCACGTGCGACGCCCAGAACCACCGGACTTCGTGAGAGGTCCGGTGGAACCAGTAGTAGCTGAAGTCGTCCGCAAAAAAACACAGGACCCACGCCCACCAGGCGCCATAAGGGATGGTCCATAACCGGTACCGGTAGATCAGCAGGAAGACCGCCAGGATAAGCGACTTACTTACCAGCCCTACCGCCAGGTTCCCCAGCCCCAGGGCGATGCTCGTCGACGCATCTTTCACCTCGTAGAGCTCCCGTTGTGTCCGTACCGCGTAGATGACTTCGGCGACGATCAGGAGGATAAAGCCGGGGATCGCATGGACCAGGATGGACGGAGCATGATGCATTCCTACAAGGTACGAAACCTAGAGGACAATGCTGTCTACGGCCCTCTCGAACGCGCCCACCTTCGTTTCCGGACGGTTTACCCCTTCCGCCCGGATGACGGTGATGTCGTTCATCCCGATCGTACTGAGTATCCGCTGCAGGTAAGGCACCACGAAGTCGTACTCCTTCATCGGCCCTTCGGAATACACCCAGCCGGAAGCAACCGCCAGGTACACCTTCTTTCCGGTGATGAGCCCTTCGATTCCGGTTGCCCCGGGTTTGAACGTGACCCCGACCCGTACAATCTGATCCAGCCAGGCCTTCAGACTGGAGGGGATGCTGAAGTTGTACATCGGCGCCCCGATCACCAGGATGTCCGCGTCCCAAATGGCCTGGATTGCCTCGTTTGAATACCGGATCGCTTCTTCATTTTCCGGGGTCCACGCGTCAGCCGGCGTAAAAAACGCGGCGATGTGCTTCTCATTCACATGCGGTAAGTGTCTAAGGTCTTTGGTGGTTACCGTGCTGCCTGGGTAGGCCGTCAGCAACTTGTCGATAATCGCATTGCCCAGCTTGAGGCTAACGCTCTCCCCGCTGCGGGGACTCGAAATAACGTGCAGGATCTTTTTCATAAGGCAAAACTAGACCCGCATGCTTATAAAAAGTAAGTAGTAAACTAAAGGTTAGTAGTTACCTTTGGGTTAGTAAAAGGAATAAAGATGCCCGTAAACGGAAGACCCCAAACCTTACAAGGATGCATGGCCGCCATGGGCGCCGTGCAAGACGCCTTATACGTCGTAGGCGGAAAATGGAAATTACCGGTGATCGTCGCCCTGAGGGAGAACGGCCCCCTTCGCTTTAACGAACTCCAAAGGTCCGTACGGGGCATCTCCGCCCGGGTCCTGTCCACCGAATTGAAACAACTGGAGCTAAACGGTTTTCTGGAGCGCTCGGTCGACACCGGTACCCCGGTGGTGGTGGAATACCGGCTGACGCCTTATGCCGACACACTCAGTCCCGTCCTGGGCGCCCTGCGCGAGTGGGGTGCGATGCACCGGGAGAAGATCCGCGGGCGCGAGCCGGCCGCGTCCGCCGCGCCGGCCGACGGCCCGCCCGCAGATGCCGGTATCGGCGTACCCGCGCTTTAGCTCTTCGACGGCGGCGCCCCGCCCCCCCAACCTGCCGGTGCCTCGCCCATTTCTAATTCCAGCACCCCGCCCTTGACTATGTCGGCATGCTCGATCCACGACTGCCCAAACGGCACCCCGTTGAGCCGGGCCGATTGTATATAGATGTTCTTATCGGAAAGATGGTTCGCCACGATCCGGAAGGTTTTCCCGTCCTCCAGGTGTACGACGGTTGATGCAAAAAACGGCGACGTAATCAGGTAATAAGACTGCCCCGCATTCGGATACAGCCCCATCATGTGAAAGTCCAGCCAGGACGACATCGCCCCCGAGTCGTCGTTCCCGGGCAGCCCCGCCATGGACGTGCCGTAGGACCGGTGGATGATGTCGCGGACGAGTTTGGAGCTGAGATCCGGCCGGCCGATCCAGTGGTACAAAACGGGCGTCAGGAAAGAGGGCTCGTTGGTGACATTGAAATAATGATTCCCGAAAAAAGTATCCAGACGCTGCTGGAATGCCTCGGCCCCCCCGGTCTTGCGGATAAGGGAGGCGACATCGTGCGGCGCGTACAGGGAGTATTCCCAGGAGCTGCCCTCATACATAAAGCCGCACCACCAGCACACGCAGTTGGGGTAGTCCCGGGTAAGGGGCGTATAAGCAATAGAGGGGGCACGCGGATTGAGTACATCGCATCCGATCGAGTCCACCCAGCGGCCGGAAGGATCCCGCGGTAGGATAAAGCCGGTGGACCCGTGGTCGGTGTAGGGCCGCCACAGGTTTTGCCAGTTGTCGGACTGGTGAAGAAACCGTTCATAGGCGTCAGTATGACCGAGTCCGCGGGCGACCTCGGCGATACAGTAATCGTCATACGCGTATTCCACGGTACGGTTCCCGGAGCGGACAAAACGGTTGGAGACATAGCCGAGCGTGTTGTAGTCGGTCAGCCCGCCCCGGCCTTCTTTTTCCTCATTTCCCCCGGGCGGTACATTGGCGTCCTTGAGCATTGCCCGGAAGCCTTCTTCATAATCGATCCCCTGTAATCCTTTGACGTACGCATCAGCGATCAGGACCTCGGCATTCGAGCCCCCCTGGGTACGCCCGTTGTCGTTGCCACTCCGGGCATCGGGCATATAGCCGGCCCGGTGGTAAATGTTCAGCAAGGCATTGACGATGTCTATTTCCCGCGATGGGGTGATCAAAGTAATCAGCGGGTTGGAAGAACGGAAGGTATCCCAGATGGCATAGAAGTCGTCATAGTAGGGCAGGGGAGACTGCCACAGCGGGTTTTCCCCCGTCCGGTCCACGGGTTGAAGCATCGTATGGTAAAGACCGGTATAGAACATCACCTTTTGATCGGATGTGCCATCAATGGCGATCTTGCTCAACAACGCCTCCCACTTGTCCTGGGTCTGGTGGAGGATTTCCTCGAAACTCCACCGGGGTGTTTCCTCGTCGATGTTCTCGCGCGCTTTGAGGGCGCTGATATAAGAGATACCGAATTTGACAAGGATCGTGTCCCCGCCGTCGAAAAAGGCGATGGCTCCGTTTTTGTCGCCGGCGTCAAATTGCTGAAGCCCGGGCTGCAGCTTCCCGTCCCTGAACGTAGCCCTCTGCGCTGCGGGCCGGTTAAAGACCGCAGAGAAATACACCGTATAGGCGGCACCGTTATTCCACCCGCCCCGGATACGGCTGTACCCGCGGATTTCCGTGGGAGATACCCACTGGGTCTCGCAGCCGACAAACTGCTGGTTCTCGCGCCCGTCGGGATCGGGGGTTTCGCCCAGGTATTCCCCCGGGTCGATCTTGATGCCCTTGCGCCCCTTTTGACCAAACACAAAGCGGTAAAAGGCGACACGGCGGGACGCGGTGAGCTCGGTCTTGATGTTCCACTTGGTCAGGCGCACACCGTAATAACCCAGCGCCGCTGTCTCCTGGTCGCGGAGCGACGTTTGGTGGACCGAGTCAAAGTCCCCGCCAAAGGGCATGATGGTGATGTTCCCGTATTTGGCACCCCCGCCCGTTCCACTGACATGGGTCTGGCTAAAGCCATAGACCGGCATCCGGGGATCCACCGAGTACCCGCTGTTGGAATGCATGCTGTTGTCCGGTCCGGGTTTGACCATCCCAAAGGGACAGGAGGGGCCGATAAAGATGTGCCCCAGGCCCGCGGCCCCGATAAACGGATCGACATAGGTGACTAATTTGTCCGGGAAAACGGTGTCCCGGCGTATATAGGTCCCGTTCTCGAAGCTGATCTTATAGTCGGATGGGAAAAAGGTGCTCTTATAATAATAATCCGTGGTGATCACCTGGGCCCCGGAGGCGCAGGCGGCCTCAAAGCTGCTGCGGTCGTTCGCACGTGCCTCCTTCGTATCCGCGTCGGCCCGGGTCCGGATCATGTACCCTTTCTGAACCAGCGAGCGTATCAACGCGCTGTCTTTTTTGGCATCGTTCATGATCAGGAAGGCTGCCTCTGGAGTCCCCACCGGGGCGTCCGCGAAGAACACCCTCCCTTTCAAAGAGGGGTGTCCGGCGATGTACGCCTGCCGTTTTTCCCCGTGCTCGTCCAGGACAAACATAAACTTCCCGCGCGCCGCGCGCATCGTGGGCCAATGACCCGCCAGGACTGCTTTTTCGAGGGTGGGGTAGTCGCCCCTGACGTCGTCCGGCGTGATGAGGTTTTCCCTGCCCAGGTAGTCCAGGATCTCCTTGTCCAACCGGTCGAAGACCGCGGAGGTGAACTTTTCCGGGAGGTTTTCGGGGGACAGCTTGAACGCCTCATCCTTGGCGTTCATCGTTATGTAGATGGGATAGTGGTTGGGGTGTTTGTCGGACCAGGCCTTGAGCTCCCGCAGGCAACCCGAAAAGGTGAGCTGGCTGCTCCGGAAGTCGATGTCCTGTATGTGAAAGACCTTGAAGCCCGGTTGGTTCATCACGCCCCCGGTATCATAAGGATCCTGGGGCTTCGCCCAGTTGAGTCCTTTGGGGTGCGCATATTTCCCCCCTTTTTCGTCCGCGTACACGTCGATCTCCAGGTTCCTCAGACCCAGGTCCAGCTGTTCGGACAAGGGTACGTGGCTATACTCGATCGCCGGCGCGTGCACCGAGTCTTTGGCCATGATCAGCCGGAACAAGGCAGGGGCGATGGCTTGTTTGTAACTGTTGTGGGAACCGATCACCTGGACCTGGTTGATGGTAAGGTCGTCCAGACCGGTATCCGGCGCGGCCCACAGGAGGGCGCAGGAAAATGCTAAGCCGAGAAAAAGTTTCATGTTGCAAAAGTTAAAGAAACCCGGGGATGGTCTCCCCGGGTCGTTCGTTTTAGTACCCCGGATTTTGCGTCAGTGCCGGGTCAAGCAAGAGTGCCGTATTCGGAATCGGGTAAATCCTGTGATTGGGATCCGCGTCCGTTTTGAATCCCCAGGCGCCTTCATACTTCCCGAATCGGATCATGTCGTTGCGGTGCCAGGTTTCCCAGGTCATCTCCCGGCAACGTTCGTTGTAGACAGAGTCCAGGGTAAGGGAACCCCAGGCGGCAGAAGTGGTCCGCGCCGCCCTGACCGCGTTGACCAGGGAAAGCGCCGTCTGGCCCTGGGTGGGCGTGGCCCCGCGGAGGATGGCCTCGGCTTTTTCCAAAAGGACATCCGCATACCGGAATACCGGGACGTCGTTGTTCTGGTTGCGGTTGGACGGGTTGGTGTAGTCCGCCAGGAACTTGATGTTCCGGTAACCCATGTTCCAGGCGATGTGGTCGTTGCCAAGGTCGAACAGCGCGGGGTTGGCGCCGCTGGCCGGGTTGGTGCGGAAATACACGTCCGGGGTAAGGTTCAGTTGGTAGTAGTACGTCGCGCCGGCGTCCGTACCCGTATAGGTCGCGTCATAGCCCTGGGCGCCGCCCTTTGTCGTTTTGACCATCAGGGGCGTACCGTCTTTGTTGTACTGGAGACCGGTCAGCCATTGGCCGTTGCGTATGTCGTTGGTATCAGAGAAGTAAGCATAAAAACTTGGGAGGGTGCTTTCAGGTCCGCTGGGAGAGGTAGCGATCAAACCGGTACCGGGATAGGCCTGGCCGACGATGGGGTCAACGACGGAACCCGGGGTGCCCCCGGCGTAGCCGTATTTGATCCCCAGGGTGCGGTCGAGGTCGTACCGCGCATGGTACATAAAACCGTTGGTACCGGGATACGCGATGGCACTCGGGTCGTAGGGGATGGCAAAAATAAACTCCGTTTGCGTGGTGGGCCCGTTTGTGGGATAAAACATCTGGAGATAGGTGCTCCGGGGCTGGAGCGCATACTGGACACCGTTACCCGCGTCGATGATGCTGTCGCAGGCCGCCACGCAGTCGTTATAGCGGGCGGTACCCGTATAGTATTCGGCGTTCAGGTACATCTTGGCCAGGAGGGCATACGCCGTGTACTTGTTGGCCCGGCCATACATCAGGGTACCCGCGGCGGTGCTGAGGTAAGGCAGTTGCGCCTTGATGTCTCCTTCGAGCCACGCGAACACCTGCGCCCGGGGGGTATTCACCTTCGGCGTAAAGTCACCATACGTCGTGTCCAGGGGGATGTTGCCGTAAAGGTCCATTTGGAAGAAATAGGCCATGTCCCGGACGATCTTCAGTTCCGCCAGGTTGGACTTCTTGTAGGAAAGGCTGTCCGGCTCGGTGGTACCTAAAATGGAGAGCGCCTGGTTGGTCGCCCCGATCACCGTGGAAAGCCAGGACCAGCAGGAGTTGGTCCAGCCGTTGGCGGGGCCCCAGTTGTGGTAGTGGAGGTTGTTGTACCCGTTGGAAGGATCATACCAGTTCCCACCCCGTGCCGGAAGGATGGCCTCGTCGGTACTCAGGGTTTGCATAAACCAATAATCCAGGGAAAAGTTACCCCTGAGCGCCGCATAAGGCGGTCCCGAGGCTTCGATAAATTGCTGGTTGTTTTGCGGAAAGACCTGGGGTGTCAGCTCGGTCGTGACGGCGACCCCCACTTTCTGACAGGCGCCGAGCACAAAGGCGGCGAGTATATAGAGCGTGATCTTTTTCATGTTTGAGGAATTAAAAGTTTACGTTGGCACCAAACAGGAACGTGCGGGTCTTTGGATAAAAATCATTGTAGTCGACACCCGGTGCGATACCGCCCTGGTTTATCTCAGGGTCGATCCCCTTATATCCCGTGAGGACAAAAAGGTTGTTCACCGTGACGTACAACCGGATGGACTTTACATAAGGATCTATACCCTTCACGTTATAGTCGAGGGTCGCATTGTCCAGTCTCAGGTAAGCCCCGTTCTCCACAAAACGGGAAGAATAACGGAAGACGTTTCCATCTGCGGAGGACTCGTTACCGGCATCCACGAGGATGTTGGCCGTGCCCGCCGTGGCCGGACGGAAAAGATCGGCCCTGGTGGCGTCAAACAGTTTGTCTCCGAATACACCCCGCATAAAGACGCGCAGGTCCCAGCGTTTGTAGCGGAAGGTATTGGTCCAACCCAACAGCAGCTTCGGTTGGGCATTGCCTAAGTAGTGGTAGTCCGTTCCCGCGACAGGCGACACCGTAGGATTGCCGTTGTGGTCGTAGAACTGCGTGACGCCGCTGGCGTTTTTGCCCGCGTATTGCAAAGAATAGTAAGTACCCAGGGCCTTTCCGGCCTTCAACACCTGGATAAACACCCCGGACTCCCCGCCCCCGGAAGGCTGTGCTTCGGGTATGGAGTCCACGCCCGGGAAGAGCGGGTTGTTGAGGCTGGTGATCTTATTAACGTTATGGGTCAGGTTCAGGGCGGTGGTCCAGGTAAAGTCCGTTTTGCGGATCACGCCCGCGGTCAGGGTCACTTCGATCCCCTTGTTGCTCATGCCGCCCCCGTTGGCCACGATGCTCCCGCTGGGCACCAGGACCGGGTTGACGGAATAAGGGAAAATCATTTCGGTCGTCTTTTTGTTATACAGGTCTACCGAAGCCGCGATCCGTCCCTTGAAGGCCGCGGCGTCCAGGCCTACTTCGCCGGTCGCCGTCTGCTCCCACTGGAGGTACGGGTTGGCCGCCTGCGTGGGGCCGTAGGCATTAACCTGGTTGCCGTTGTAATAGTACGTCCCCAGGCTGCCCGAAAAGAACTGGGCCGTATAGGCATTAAACCCAAAAGCGTTCCCCGTTACGCCATAGCTGCCCCTCAGCTTCAGGTCGTCCAGCACCGGTATGTGGAACCACTTTTCCTTGGTCAGCCGCCAGCCCAAGCCTACGGAGGGAAAATACCCGAATTGGTGGTTGGCCCCGAAGACCGAGCTGCCGTCCCTGCGGATGGAACCCTGGAGCAGGTATTTGTCCTGGAAGCTGTAGTTCACCCGGGCAAAGTCCGCGATCAGTTTCGTTTCCTGGTAAAGACCGTCGGGGCCCAGGCTGATGTGCGGATAGGTCGGCGACGCATAAGGCGCGCTCAGCGCAAAGTTGTTGTAGCCGATATTGTCCACCGGGTAGTTGAAGGAGGTCACCTGGAACCCGTCGTTGTTGATGTTGTCCTGCCACGAATACCCCAGCACCGCGTTCAGCGCGTGGGCGCCGAAGTGCCTGTCCCAGGTAAAGTACATCTCCATGACCTTGGCCGTGCTCGTATAAGAGCTGCGGTACGCCTGGCCGTTAGGGCCGAAGCTTTGTTGCGTACGGCTGGCCGGACCCGGGTTGGGGTTGTTGTACATGTCGTTGTAGTGGCTCGTAAAATACGAGTCGTAATATTCGCCGTGCAGGTTGGAATAGCTTTGGTAGGAAAGGTTGATGTCATAAGACAACCCCCAGGGCAGTTTGACATCCGTGTTGAGGCTCCCGATGAGGTTGTTGTTCTTATCGTTCATCGTGCTGTTGTTCATCATCGCCACCGGGTTCTGGTTCCCCGTCGTCAGGTCCTCGAAGTAGGACCCGTCCGGGTTTTTCACCGGCGAGACCGGCAGGTACTTGGCCGCCTGGAGAAGGATCACCCCAAGGTAAGGCACCTCGTCCCCGTTGCTGTTCGAGTTCACGACGCCTAAGCTGAACTTCACCCGGTCGTTAAAGGCATACTGGTCTATGTTCAGACGGCCGATGATGCGCGTCAGGTCCGTGTTCCGGATGATCCCTTCTTTTTGGGCATAGTTCAGGCTCGCACTGTACGACCCATGGTCACCCCCTCCGGAGAACGAGAGGTTGTGGTTGGTCGACACCGCCGAAGGCCGTTCGATCGCCTTTTGCCAGTCCGTATTGGCTCCCTGGTCGTCCGCAGCCGAAAAACCCAGACCGTTCTTTTTCACAAAGGCCCTCAACTGAGACGCATTCATCACCTTGAGGCTCCGGGAGACTTCTTCCAAGCCCACGTACCCGTTATAGCTGACCTGCGTCTGTCCTTTCCTCCCCCTTTTTGTCGTGATCATGATCACGCCATTTGACGCCCTGTTCCCATAAATGGCCGTGGCCGCCGCGTCCTTCAGGATGTCCACCGAAGCAATGTCGTCCGGCGCCACCGTCGAGATGTCCGCCCCCGGTACCCCGTCGATCACATAAAAAGGACCCCCGGGACTGTTGATCGTCGACGCGCCCCTCAGGATCACCGCCGCCGGGACGTTCGGGTCCCCGCTCGCCGTGATGTTCAACCCCGGCGCACGGCCCTGGAGCAACTGCCCCACGTCCGTGATCGCCCCCTGGTTCAGGTCGTCCGGTTTCAGCGTAGAAATGGCGCTCGTCAGGTTTTGCCGGCTCGCTTTCCCATAACCGACCACCACCAGGTCGCCAATCGCCTGGGGCACCGGGCGGAGGGTAATATCGATCGTAGTCCTACCGTTTACGTGCACCTCTTGCTCCTGGTAGCCTACGTAAGAGAAAATCAGCACCGCGTTTTCGCGAATGTTTTCGAGGCTAAAACGCCCGTTGGCGTCGGTTTGCGCGCCCCGCGCCGGGCCGCCGGCGTCCTGGGCTGCGCCGCTCGCCGCCTGCGTGGCTTGCGCCGCGTCGCCGCCCTGCGCACCGCGGGTCGCGCCATGCGCCCGCACCTGTATGGACACCCCCGCGAGCGGGTTCCCCTTCTCATCGGTCACGCGACCGCTGACCGTGATCCCGGGAGGCGGCTCCGCCATGGTTACCGACGAATCTTTTAATTTGACGGCGATCGTCCGGTCGATGATCTCGTAAGACAGGGGCTGGTCTTTAAAAAGCTCCGCCAACACCTGCGTCAGGTCTTCATTGTTGGCTTTGAGGGTCACATTCCGGGCGTACCTGAGTACGTCCATGTTATACCAGAATACATACCCTGTCTGATTTTTTATATCCTGGAAGACGGACTCCAGGGGACGTCCTTTCACCGACAGGGTGACCCTTTGGGCCAGACCCGATGCGTGGACCTGCAAACACGCTACCGTTAGCAGGAAGACGGTCAATTTCATGATGTTGAATAATGATTTTTTTACATGCGGGTGCAATTGCATAATTTTGCCGTGTTTGGGTTTACATTGATGTGTGATTCGCGTTATATATCAAACAGACCCAACATTCCCCGGGAGCGGTTGCCACGCTCCTGGTTTTTTAGGGCCAGTCCAATCAATTGACTATAATCTTCCTTCCTTCCACACGAAAGTGGACGCCGCTGGCTTGCAGCACCTTTAACAATTTGGACACCGGTACATTCCGGTACATTTCTCCACCGAAGCGGTCCTGAGAAGGGGTATATTGATAGACCACGTCGACGTCATACCAGCGGGATACCTGTCGCATCACCTGGGCAAGCGTGGCCTCGTTGAATTTGAATAATCCGTTTTTCCAGGCAACGACCTCATCCGTGTCTACCTTTTGGGCAAAACCGGCTTCCAGCGCCTGTTGTCCCGGCCGGAGCAAAACGGAGCGGTCACCGCTCCGTACCCTGACCGATCCTTCCAGGAGCGTCGTCTCTATGTGTGGCTCATCCGTGTAGGCCATGATGTCGAAGTGCGTCCCCAGGACGTCGACCTCGACTGGGGCCGCGTCCGGCGTGCGCCTGGCCGTGACCTTGAAAGGCATGGACGAGTGCGGCGCCACCTCAAAATAGGCTTCCCCTGTGAGTTCCACGACGCGCTCGCGTCCGTGAAAGGCCGCGGGATACCGTAGCGAGGACGCCGCATTCAACCAGACCCTGGTGCCGTCGGAAAGTGTTACGCGGTATTGACCCGCCCTCGGCGTGGCGAGTGTATTATAGGCCGTACCGTCACCCGCCATGCTAGAATCCTTTTGGTAGGCCACCACTCCCTCGCCCTGCTTGACGACCTTTGCCTCCGGCTGTCTATCCAGGAGCCCTTCCTGTGCCTCGCCCAGATCGATCACGCGCCCGTTCGCCAGGGTGAGGGTCGCCTTGTTTCCGCCGGGCGCTATATCATGGGCGACCACAGGGGCAACCTGCGCGGGGCGGGAAAATTGTTTGTGCAGGAAGACCCCGAGCAGTGCGAGCACGATCGCAGCAGTGGCGGCAAACCGCGGCCACTGCCGGCGCGTTATACCCGCGGGGCGCGCCCGCTCAGGCAGACGCGCCTCGATGCGCGCGTAGACCGGCTCCCAGTCTTCATCCCGGTAAG
This sequence is a window from Dinghuibacter silviterrae. Protein-coding genes within it:
- a CDS encoding Ca2+-dependent phosphoinositide-specific phospholipase C, with product MKLFLGLAFSCALLWAAPDTGLDDLTINQVQVIGSHNSYKQAIAPALFRLIMAKDSVHAPAIEYSHVPLSEQLDLGLRNLEIDVYADEKGGKYAHPKGLNWAKPQDPYDTGGVMNQPGFKVFHIQDIDFRSSQLTFSGCLRELKAWSDKHPNHYPIYITMNAKDEAFKLSPENLPEKFTSAVFDRLDKEILDYLGRENLITPDDVRGDYPTLEKAVLAGHWPTMRAARGKFMFVLDEHGEKRQAYIAGHPSLKGRVFFADAPVGTPEAAFLIMNDAKKDSALIRSLVQKGYMIRTRADADTKEARANDRSSFEAACASGAQVITTDYYYKSTFFPSDYKISFENGTYIRRDTVFPDKLVTYVDPFIGAAGLGHIFIGPSCPFGMVKPGPDNSMHSNSGYSVDPRMPVYGFSQTHVSGTGGGAKYGNITIMPFGGDFDSVHQTSLRDQETAALGYYGVRLTKWNIKTELTASRRVAFYRFVFGQKGRKGIKIDPGEYLGETPDPDGRENQQFVGCETQWVSPTEIRGYSRIRGGWNNGAAYTVYFSAVFNRPAAQRATFRDGKLQPGLQQFDAGDKNGAIAFFDGGDTILVKFGISYISALKARENIDEETPRWSFEEILHQTQDKWEALLSKIAIDGTSDQKVMFYTGLYHTMLQPVDRTGENPLWQSPLPYYDDFYAIWDTFRSSNPLITLITPSREIDIVNALLNIYHRAGYMPDARSGNDNGRTQGGSNAEVLIADAYVKGLQGIDYEEGFRAMLKDANVPPGGNEEKEGRGGLTDYNTLGYVSNRFVRSGNRTVEYAYDDYCIAEVARGLGHTDAYERFLHQSDNWQNLWRPYTDHGSTGFILPRDPSGRWVDSIGCDVLNPRAPSIAYTPLTRDYPNCVCWWCGFMYEGSSWEYSLYAPHDVASLIRKTGGAEAFQQRLDTFFGNHYFNVTNEPSFLTPVLYHWIGRPDLSSKLVRDIIHRSYGTSMAGLPGNDDSGAMSSWLDFHMMGLYPNAGQSYYLITSPFFASTVVHLEDGKTFRIVANHLSDKNIYIQSARLNGVPFGQSWIEHADIVKGGVLELEMGEAPAGWGGGAPPSKS
- a CDS encoding winged helix-turn-helix transcriptional regulator; amino-acid sequence: MPVNGRPQTLQGCMAAMGAVQDALYVVGGKWKLPVIVALRENGPLRFNELQRSVRGISARVLSTELKQLELNGFLERSVDTGTPVVVEYRLTPYADTLSPVLGALREWGAMHREKIRGREPAASAAPADGPPADAGIGVPAL
- a CDS encoding BlaI/MecI/CopY family transcriptional regulator, translating into MGKQLKPTESELEILQVLWEKQKATVREVHETLAQTKDVGYTTTLKLMQIMYDKGLVKRDESSKTHVYEPLASREKTQKQLVSRMVDTLFQGSPAQLVMQALGQHKTSAGELEEIQRLLDNLKNQ
- a CDS encoding FMN-dependent NADH-azoreductase, producing the protein MKKILHVISSPRSGESVSLKLGNAIIDKLLTAYPGSTVTTKDLRHLPHVNEKHIAAFFTPADAWTPENEEAIRYSNEAIQAIWDADILVIGAPMYNFSIPSSLKAWLDQIVRVGVTFKPGATGIEGLITGKKVYLAVASGWVYSEGPMKEYDFVVPYLQRILSTIGMNDITVIRAEGVNRPETKVGAFERAVDSIVL
- a CDS encoding sterol desaturase family protein: MHHAPSILVHAIPGFILLIVAEVIYAVRTQRELYEVKDASTSIALGLGNLAVGLVSKSLILAVFLLIYRYRLWTIPYGAWWAWVLCFFADDFSYYWFHRTSHEVRWFWASHVVHHSSERYNLAAALRQTWTGDITGAFIFWTWMPLVGFEPGMILAMQSFSLLYQFWIHTEVVGKMPRWYEAVFNTPSHHRVHHGSDIDYLDKNHAGTLIVWDRLFGTFEAEVRRPTYGLTQNVHTFNPVRVAFHEWVRMARDLGRARTWRQAWLFVFGAPGWSPDGRTKTTKAMRRERTATGITQLRHEPARDPRLGA